In Pan paniscus chromosome 13, NHGRI_mPanPan1-v2.0_pri, whole genome shotgun sequence, one DNA window encodes the following:
- the LOC100984577 gene encoding LOW QUALITY PROTEIN: protein ELYS-like (The sequence of the model RefSeq protein was modified relative to this genomic sequence to represent the inferred CDS: deleted 1 base in 1 codon; substituted 1 base at 1 genomic stop codon) — MAAERRCGSMRDLRAQVTSGLLPFPEVTLQALGEDEITLESVLRGKFAAGKNGLACLACGPQLEVVNSITGERLSAYRFSGVNEQPPVVLAVKEFSWQKRTGLLIGLEETEGSVLCLYDLGISKVVKAVVLPGRVTAIEPIINHGGASASTQHLHPSLRWLFGVAAVVTDVGQILLIDLCLDDLSCNQNEVEASDLEVLTGIPAEVPHIRESVMREGRHLCFQLVSPTGTAVSTLSYISRTNQLAAGFSDGYLALWNMKSMKREYYIQLESGQVPVYAVTFQETENDRRNCCYLWAVQSTQDSEGDVLSLHLLQLAFGNRKCLASGQILYEGLEYCEERYTLDLTGGMFPLRGQTSNTKLLGCQSIEKFRSHGDREEGVNEALSPDTSVSVFTWQVNIYGQGKPSVYLGLFDINRWYHAQMPDSLRSGEYLHNCSYFALWSLESVVSRTSPHGILDILVHERSLNRGVPPSYPPPEQFFNPSTYNFDATCLLNSGVVHLTCTGFRKETLTFLKKSGPSLNELIPDGYNRCLVAGLLSPRFVHVQPSSLSQEEQLEAILSTAIQTSSLGLLTGYIRRWITEEQPNSATNVRFVLEWTWNKVVLTKEEFDRLCVPLFDGSCHFMDPQTIQSIQQCYLLLSNLNIVLSCFASEAREITERGLIDLSNKFVVSHLICQYAQVVLWFSHSGLLPEGIDDSVQLSRLCYNYPVIQNYYTSHRQKFERLSRGKWNPDCLMIDGLVSQLGERIEKLWKRDEGGTGKYPPVSLHAVLDMYLLDGVTEAAKHSITIYLLLDIMYSFPNKTDTPIESFPTVFAISWGQVKLIQGFWLIDHNDYESGLDLLFHPATAKPLSWQHSKIIQAFMSQGEHRQALRYIQTMKPTVSSGSDVILHLTVLLFSRCMVEAWNFLRQHCNRLNIEELLKHMYEVCQEMGLMEDLLKLPFTDTEQECLVKFLQSSASIQNHEFLLVHHLQHANYVPPLKLNQTLKINVMNDRDPRLRERSLAQNSILDQYGKILPRVHRKLAIERAKPYHLSTSSVFPSVSRPKPLSAVPKQVVTGTVLTRSVFINNVLSKIGEVWASKEPINSTTPFNSSKIEEPSPIVYSLPAPELPEAFFGTPISKASQKISRLLDLVVQPVPRPSQCSEFIQQSSMKSPLHLVSRSLPSSSQLKGSPQAISRASELHLLETPLVVNKAKSLAMSVTTSGFSEFTPQSILRSTLRSTPLASPSPSPGRSPQRLKXTRISFVEEDVHPKWIPGAADDSKLEVFTTPKKCAVPVETEWLKSKDRTTSFFLNSPEKEHQEMDVGSQSLEKLDVSKGNSSVSITSDETTLEYQDALSPEDLEKTVFTASKPKSSSTALTTNVTEQTEKDGDKDVFASEVTPSDLQKQMGNLEDAETKDLLVAAQAFSELNHLSPVQGTEASLCAPSVYEGKIFTQKSKVPVLDEGLTSVETYTSAIRANDNKSMADVLGDGGNSSLTISEGPIVSERRLNQEVVLNLKEDHEVEVGVLKESVDLPEEKLPISDSPPDTQEIHVIEQEKLEAQDSGEEARNLSFNELYPSGTLKLQYNFDTIDQQFCDLADNKDTAECDIAEVDGELFVAQSNFTLILEGEEGEVEPGDFASSDVLPKAANTATEEKLVCSGENDNHGQVANLPSAVTSDQKSQKVETLPYVPEPIKVAIAENLLDVIKDTRSKEITSDTMEQSIHETIPLVSQNIMCPTKLVKSAYKTAQETSTMTMNVSQVDDMVSSKTRTRGQRIQNMNVKSAQQEASADVATPKMPGQSVRKKTRKAKEISEASENIYSDVRGLSQNQQIPQNSVMPRRGRRKKEVNQDILENTSSVEQELQITTGRESKRLKSSQLLEPAVEETTKKEVKVSSVTKRTPRRIKRSVENQESVEIINDLKVSTVTSPSRMIRKLRSAHLDASENTGNKQDDKSSDKQLPIKHIRRVRGREVSPSDVREDSNLESSQLTLQAEFDMSAIPRKRGRPRKINPSEDVGSKAVKEERSPKKKEAPSIKRRSTRNTPAKSENVDVGKPALGKSILVPNEELSMVMSSKKKLTKKTESQSQKRSLHSVSEERTDEMTHKETNEQEERLLATASFTKSSRSTRTQSSKAILLPDLSEPNNEPLFSPAAEVPRKAKAKKIEVPAQLKELVSDLSSQFVISPPALRSRQKNTSNKNKLEDELKDDAQSVETVGKPKAKRIRTSKTKQAKTQKKKVLGHLLP, encoded by the exons ATGGCGGCGGAGCGGCGCTGTGGAAGTATGCGAGACTTAAGAGCTCAAGTGACTAGTGGTCTCCTGCCATTTCCAGAAGTGACTCTTCAAGCCCTTGGAGAAGACGAAATAACATTAGAATCTGTGCTTCGTGGAAAGTTTGCTGCGGGGAAAAATGGACTTGCTTGCTTGGCTTGTGGTCCACAACTTGAGGTAGTAAACTCTATAACAGGAGAGCGATTGTCTGCTTACAGATTCAGTGGAGTCAATGAACAGCCTCCTGTAGTTTTAGCTGTGAAAGAATTCTCTTGGCAGAAGAGAACTGGATTATTAATAGGATTGGAAGAAACAGAAGGGAGTGTTCTCTGTCTTTATGACCTTGGAATATCAAAAGTAGTTAAAGCAGTTGTTCTTCCTGGAAGGGTAACAGCTATTGAACCTATAATTAATCATGGAGGAGCCAGTGCAAGCACTCAGCATTTACATCCAAGTCTGCGATGGCTTTTTGGAGTGGCAGCTGTGGTCACTGATGTTGGACAGATCCTTCTTATTGACCTATGTTTGGATGACTTGTCATGCAATCAAAATGAAGTTGAAGCATCAGATCTTGAAGTTCTAACTGGTATCCCAGCTGAAGTACCACACATTAGAGAAAGTGTGATGAGAGAAGGGCGCCATCTGTGTTTCCAGTTAGTAAGTCCAACAGGAACAGCCGTTTCAACTCTTAGTTACATAAGCAGGACAAATCAGCTTGCTGCAGGTTTTTCTGATGGCTATCTAGCACTTTGGAACATGAAAAGCATGAAAAGAGAATATTACATACAATTGGAAAGTGGACAAGTTCCTGTATATGCTGTCACTTTTCAAGAAACTGAGAATGATCGTCGGAATTGCTGTTACTTGTGGGCTGTTCAGTCTACACAAGATAGTGAAGGGGATGTTTTGAGTTTGCATCTGCTGCAGTTGGCCTTTGGTAATAGAAAGTGTTTGGCATCAGGACAAATCTTATATGAGGGGTTAGAATACTGTGAAGAAAGATACACTCTGGACCTGACAGGTGGCATGTTCCCTTTGAGGGGACAGACGAGTAATACCAAATTGTTGGGATGCCAGAGTATAGAGAAATTTCGATCTCACGGTGACAGGGAGGAAGGCGTGAATGAAGCTCTATCGCCTGACACTAGTGTTTCAGTCTTTACCTGGCAGGTGAATATATATGGACAGGGAAAGCCTTCTGTATATTTGGGGCTTTTTGATATAAATCGTTGGTATCATGCACAAATGCCAGATTCGTTAAGGTCAGGAGAATATCTACATAATTGCTCTTATTTTGCACTGTGGTCATTGGAGTCTGTTGTAAGTAGGACTTCTCCACATGGCATCTTGGATATATTAGTACATGAGAGAAGTTTAAATAGAGGAGTCCCTCCTTCATATCCACCTCCCGAGCAGTTTTTTAACCCAAGCACTTATAATTTTGATGCCACTTGTTTGTTAAACTCGGGAGTTGTTCATTTAACTTGTACTGGCTTTCGGAAGGAGACtttgacttttttaaagaaatcaggtCCATCACTCAATGAACTCATTCCTGATGGTTATAATCGATGTCTTGTAGCTGGTCTTCTTTCCCCAAGATTTGTTCATGTTCAGCCTTCCAGTTTAAGCCAAGAAGAACAGTTAGAAGCTATATTGTCAACAGCAATTCAGACTAGTTCCCTGGGACTTTTGACTGGTTATATCCGAAGATGGATAACAGAAGAACAACCAAATTCTGCCACTAATGTGCGCTTTGTTCTTGAATGGACGTGGAATAAAGTGGTTCTCACAAAAGAGGAATTTGACAGACTATGTGTGCCATTATTTGATGGTTCGTGTCATTTCATGGATCCACAAACTATACAGTCTATCCAGCAATGCTATTTGCTTCTTAGCAATCTTAATATAGTCTTGAGCTGTTTTGCATCAGAAGCCCGAGAGATCACTGAGAGAGGACTGATAGACTTAAGCAATAAGTTTGTGGTTTCCCACCTCATCTGTCAGTATGCACAAGTGGTTCTTTGGTTCTCTCATTCTGGGCTTTTACCAGAAGGCATAGATGATTCTGTGCAGTTGTCAAGGTTATGCTACAACTACCCTGTAATTCAGAACTACTACACCAGTCATCGACAGAAGTTTGAGCGTTTATCAAGAGGGAAGTGGAATCCCGATTGCTTGATGATTGATGGACTGGTTTCTCAGTTAGGAGAGCGAATTGAGAAGTTGTGGAAACGAGATGAAGGAGGCACAGGAAAATATCCTCCTGTTAGTCTGCATGCAGTACTTGATATGTACCTATTAGACGGCGTTACTGAAGCAGCCAAACACTCTATTACCATTTATTTGCTACTTGATATTATGTATTCCTTTCCCAACAAAACAGACACTCCCATTGAATCTTTCCCAACTGTATTTGCCATTTCTTGGGGCCAAGTTAAACTTATTCAGGGGTTTTGGTTGATAGATCATAATGACTATGAGAGTGGTTTGGATCTTTTGTTTCATCCAGCTACTGCAAAACCTTTGTCATGGCAACATTCAAAGATTATTCAGGCATTCATGAGTCAGGGCGAGCACAGACAAGCCCTCAGATATATTCAGACAATGAAGCCAACAGTGTCCAGTGGTAGCGATGTTATCCTTCACCTCACTGTTTTGCTTTTTAGTAGATGCATGGTTGAAGCCTGGAATTTTTTGCGGCAACATTGCAATAGGTTGAATATAGAGGAGTTACTGAAGCACATGTATGAAGTCTGTCAGGAAATGGGCTTGATGGAAGATTTACTGAAGTTACCATTTACAGACACTGAGCAGGAATGTTTAGTGAAATTTTTGCAGTCCAGTGCCAGCATTCAGAATCATGAATTCCTTTTAGTGCACCATTTGCAGCATGCCAATTATGTGCCTCCCTTGAAGCTGAACCAAACTCTGAAGATTAATGTTATGAATGATCGTGATCCTCGTTTGCGGGAGAGATCACTGGCTCAAAATTCTATATTAGACCAGTATGGAAAAATCCTTCCTAGAGTCCATCGAAAATTAGCCATTGAACGAGCTAAGCCTTATCATCTGTCAACATCATCAGTTTTTCCATCAGTTTCTAGACCCAAACCATTATCAGCAGTTCCAAAGCAAGTTGTAACAGGAACTGTGTTGACAAGATCTGTTTTCATCAACAATGTGTTATCTAAAATTGGAGAAGTTTGGGCAAGCAAAGAACCTATAAATAGCACCACACCTTTCAATAGTTCTAAAATAGAAGAACCATCTCCTATAGTGTATTCGCTCCCAGCTCCAGAGCTGCCTGAGGCATTTTTTGGAACACCAATTTCAAAAGCATCACAAAAAATTTCTAGACTGCTAGATTTGGTTGTTCAGCCTGTCCCCCGGCCTTCTCAGTGTTCGGAGTTTATTCAGCAAAGCTCCATGAAATCTCCTTTGCACCTAGTATCCCGTTCACTGCCCTCAAGTTCACAATTAAAAGGATCGCCTCAGGCCATCTCCAGGGCTTCAGAATTACATTTGCTTGAAACTCCTCTTGTAGTTAACAAAGCTAAAAGTTTGGCCATGTCAGTTACTACTTCTGGATTTTCTGAGTTCACTCCTCAGTCCATCCTGAGGTCTACTCTTCGATCAACACCTTTAGCATCTCCCTCTCCATCACCTGGAAGGTCTCCTCAACGACTTAAATAAACTAGAATTTCATTTGTGGAAGAAGATGTCCACCCAAAGTGGATTCCTGGGGCTGCAGATGATAGCAAATTAGAAGTATTTACTACACCTAAAAAATGTGCAGTTCCAGTGGAAACTGAATGGCTGAAGAGCAAAGATAGGACCACATCTTTTTTCCTGAACAGCCCTGAAAAGGAGCATCAAGAAATGGATGTGGGGTCACAAAGTTTAGAGAAACTGGATGTGAGCAAAGGAAACAGCAGTGTTTCAATCACATCCGATGAGACTACCTTAGAGTATCAGGATGCACTGTCACCGGAAGACCTTGAAAAGACTGTTTTCACGGCCTCTAAGCCCAAAAGCTCTTCCACTGCACTAACTACTAATGtaactgaacaaactgaaaaggaTGGAGATAAAGATGTATTTGCATCAGAAGTAACTCCTTCAGACCTACAGAAACAAATGGGCAATTTAGAAGATGCAGAAACAAAGGATCTCTTAGTTGCAGCACAGGCATTTTCAGAATTGAATCACTTAAGCCCGGTTCAAGGAACTGAAGCTTCTCTTTGTGCACCATCAGTCTATGAAGGGAAAATCTTCACCCAGAAGTCCAAGGTACCAGTGTTGGACGAAGGATTAACATCTGTTGAAACCTACACCTCTGCAATTAGAGCAAATGACAATAAATCTATGGCTGATGTCCTTGGTGATGGTGGAAACTCCTCACTCACTATCTCTGAAGGTCCTATTGTCTCTGAGCGCAGGCTTAACCAGGAAGTAGTGCTGAACTTAAAAGAAGATCATGAAGTAGAAGTTGGTGTACTAAAAGAAAGTGTTGACTTACCAGAAGAAAAGCTTCCAATTTCTGACAGCCCTCCTGATACTCAAGAAATTCATGTGATTGAACAGGAAAAGCTTGAAGCTCAAGATTCAGGAGAAGAGGCTAGGAATCTTTCATTTAATGAGTTATATCCCTCTGGAACACTTAAGCTTCAGTACAATTTTGATACTATTGACCAACAGTTTTGTGACTTAGCTGATAATAAAGACACTGCTGAATGTGACATTGCTGAAGTAGATGGGGAACTTTTTGTGGCTCAAAGCAACTTTACCTTGATATTGGAAGGTGAAGAAGGAGAAGTTGAGCCAGGTGATTTTGCATCATCTGATGTGTTACCTAAAGCAGCTAACACAGCAACTGAAGAAAAACTTGTATGCAGTGGGGAAAATGATAATCATGGACAAGTTGCAAATTTGCCATCTGCTGTAACTAGTGACCAAAAGTCCCAAAAAGTAGAGACTTTACCATATGTGCCTGAACCTATTAAAGTAGCAATTGCAGAAAATTTACTTGACGTAATTAAAGACACAAGAAGTAAAGAAATTACTTCAGATACAATGGAACAGTCCATTCATGAAACAATACCTTTAGTGAGCCAAAACATAATGTGTCCCACTAAATTAGTCAAATCTGCATATAAGACTGCTCAGGAAACAAGCACAATGACTATGAATGTCAGCCAGGTTGATGACATGGTTTCCTCCAAAACTCGTACGAGAGGTCAACGTATCCAAAACATGAATGTCAAATCAGCACAACAGGAAGCATCAGCAGATGTTGCTACTCCTAAGATGCCAGGGCAGTCAGTCAGGAAGAAAACTAGGAAGGCAAAAGAAATTTCTGAAGCTTCTGAAAACATCTATTCTGATGTCAGAGGACTATCTCAGAACCAGCAAATACCTCAAAATTCTGTTATGCctaggagaggaaggagaaagaaagaagttaatcAGGACATACTAGAAAACACCAGTTCTGTGGAACAAGAATTACAGATCACTACAGGTAGGGAatcaaaaagattaaaatcatCTCAGCTGTTGGAACCAGCAGTTGAAGAAACTACTAAAAAAGAAGTTAAGGTTTCATCTGTTACAAAAAGGACTCCTAGAAGAATTAAAAGATCTGTAGAAAATCAGGAAAGTGTTGAAATTATAAATGATCTAAAAGTTAGTACGGTAACAAGTCCTAGCAGAATGATCAGAAAATTGAGAAGTGCTCATTTAGATGCTTCTGAAAATACAGGAAATAAGCAAGATGATAAATCCAGTGACAAGCAGCTGCCTATTAAACATATTAGAAGGGTCAGAGGGAGAGAAGTTAGTCCATCAGATGTGAGAGAAGACTCCAACCTTGAGTCATCTCAGTTGACTCTTCAAGCAGAATTTGATATGTCTGCCATACCTAGAAAACGTGGTAGACCAAGAAAAATCAATCCATCTGAAGATGTAGGATCTAAGGCTGTTAAGGAAGAGAGAAGCCCCAAGAAGAAAGAGGCTCCCAGCATTAAAAGGAGATCTACAAGAAATACCCCAGCTAAAAGTGAAAATGTTGATGTTGGAAAACCAGCTTTAGGAAAATCCATTTTAGTGCCAAACGAGGAACTTTCGATGGTGATGAGCTCTAAgaaaaaacttacaaaaaagaCTGAAAGTCAAAGTCAAAAACGTTCATTGCACTCAGTATCAGAAGAACGCACAGATGAAATGACACATAAAGAAACAAATGAGCAGGAAGAAAGATTGCTCGCCACAGCTTCCTTCACTAAATCATCCCGCAGCACCAGGACTCAGTCTAGCAAGGCCATCTTGTTGCCggacctttctgaaccaaacaaTGAGCCTTTATTTTCTCCAGCGGCAGAAGTTCCAAGGAAAGCAAAAGCT AAAAAAATAGAGGTTCCTGCACAGCTGAAAGAATTAGTTTCGGATTTATCTTCTCAGTTTGTCATCTCACCTCCTGCTTTAAGGAGCAGACAAAAAAACACATCCAATAAGAACAAGCTTGAAGATGAACTGAAAGATGATGCACAATCAGTAGAAACTGTGGGAAAGCCAAAAGCGAAACGAATCAGGacgtcaaaaacaaaacaagcaaaaacacagaaaaagaaagtgctTGGTCACCTCCTGCCATAG